Below is a window of Solanum stenotomum isolate F172 chromosome 7, ASM1918654v1, whole genome shotgun sequence DNA.
TTAAGTGTCTCGAACATGTAAGAAAAAGCCTGTAAGCATGAATATTTGTTCTCCGCTGTCCCTCGGACCATTTCATTAGCAACCACACCACCCTTCCAACATTTCCAATAGCTTAGACtacaatgaaaataattaaacaaagcTCTTTGAATCTCGTTAACATTTGGACCCTTGTCATCACGATACATATTTACACAAAGTGAAGTAATGACTTTGATTGAAATTTTTCTATGGCTACTATTGGCATGTTCAACGCCACAGCTATTTTCGCCAATGTacttataaatatgaaatatatccaaacactcatatttccttgcctGCAACATCCATGCACAATTGAGAGATACACATTTCACCTTTAAGTATTTAGTACAACTCTTCACAGTAGCAAAATCAAAAGACTTTTATGCCGCCACTTCGGCTAATAACAATTGCAACTCATTCTTGTTACTGAAAATTtgatttatacataaattagttCCATCGGAGAAGGAATGATTGGATTGTGATCCTAATTCCTTTTGTACCTGCATTTCTTCACAACATTTGGGTTCGGGGTCTTCCGCATCTACTGGTTGATTTTCCACATTAGTTGGATCATCATGTATATTCATTGAATGATCACCCAAACTCTCATTTGAATTATCACCCAAGCTCTCCTTTGAATGATCACCCAATCTTTCATTTCCAATCGAATCATTGTCACCGTTAAATGAATTCGTTGGTTCAATTGGAGGCCTCACATTAACGTTTATCCTCAATGTAGGCCTAGAGCCATCAATACCAATATCTAACATGTACAAGCTCACATGcatatcattttttatgaatGTGGGATGTATTTTTCCCCTTCCATTCATTTGATAGCTAATCACCAAGTCATTTGGCTTGCAAATTAACTCATCGGCCTCAATTACGCTTGCAATCATATTGTCATATGAACCATTGCGACGCAACGCAGTGGGCATTGTCATCTTACTAAAAGATTTCCAATTTCAACTTTTGGGACTCTCCTCCCATACATATAATCACCACCAGCAACAACAAATTTAGTTATTGTCATTATAGACTACAAAGATATATACTAGATTATAGTATCAGTCGTTAACGATCGATGAAGTCTGACATTCGTACAGAAACGCGATTGAATGAGATCGTCGTTCAAAATGCAGCTCCTGCAATGGCGAAAcaaatttttaatgcttttaaactactaaaatttatttataatgagTTATCAGGTGTTTATTATGGAAGAtttctcaaatttctaaaatggcgggaaaatcattttgaagcttgatttttgaaaaataaatggagtaaACATGACTATGGAgtagaagatgatgatgatttcACCTTGAAAATAGATATTTTGGCCGAAAAACTCGCCGGAATCGTCAGTTTCGACAGCAGCAAAACGAGTTGCTCTTCTTTCACGTTTGTTTggctctttcttctttttttttctaatataatttttaacaaatgcaaatagatatatattattCCAAATTAGTTGGAAAAGAAGGGGGACCAAAGTGGAGATATGAAAACTTAGTGAGGTCCTTTGTATGTGCCAATTAGGGCATGTGAATGATGTCATTAATAGTGGGTATACCACAAATTATTCAAGCCTATTATCTTAATGTTCAATTAAGTTTTGAGAGTGACTATTTTGCCAACTCTCCCACGCCACGTAAGTTAAAAGGtctacaaaattacaaaaaaatgagttcaacgGTATAGGATCTTAGTTAATTAAGGTGTATCTCTAAAATTTCGATCATAATCAAGGATACTTGTGCTTTAAccctaattttaaaattttaacttcttCGATGTGCATATCCAACGagcaaaaatacaagattaGATAACCATTTCTCTAccaatttttggagaatccatcTGCATACATGGGTGGTTTCTGAGTTCACGTGAAGTTATGATTTCCTCCTAAATCCTCTATAGTAATATCATATtcttttaaaaacatttaaatatcaTTCTCTCAATTCTGAGTTCGGATCATGTGTTATAgcaatgtatttttttattttttttttgtttggtttattctttcaataatttgacacaatattgaattttttgttACCCAGTTTTCACTGAAGATGCttatacaattgatacaaaatgtATATACTAAAACTAATTGTAGTTGATGATGTAGCATATAGTATAATGTATTCAATCGATACCAACATTTTCGAAACGATCAATAAGTAAGATGTCAAATATAACTATTAGGgtaaattatataaatctcatagttttaatatgaaattacaatctattcctaataagtttctaattacattaattccttagagattaaaaaaatcggatacaataattgaagctcggatacattaatatgtaactcggatacattaaatactgtctcggatacattaatatgtagctcgaatacattaaaaactagctcggatacataatatgtagctcggatacattaatatgtagctcagatacatcattatgtagctcggatacatcattatgtagctcggatacattaaatactggctcggatacattaatataCAACTAgaatacattaaagaaataaggaattttggaaatttttaaaagtaataggggataacaaaaataagtaaaacaaaatgtGTGTATTTCTGTAATTTGTCCTAACTATTTTAAGTAATAAGATTGCACCAATAATCAATTAGAGAAGTGCTCATTTTGCTGCGGTTTATTTGGGAGGGTTACATGACCTCcgcaaaaatatattaaatgtttGGGCTAGCTGACGCTATCAAAATACAGTCGTCACAATTGcagttttttaaagaaaaaattatgtaaatacattttatcatattttttaaaaaaattaccatttgaaaaaatgataaaaattcaTACTCTCTCCTATTCTCGTACGTACACATCACTTTACATGAGTATCGAGATGTACACGATATATCGAGACGTTGAGTGATGTATTTGAAACCGAGATGCGATATATCGGGATGTTGAATGATGTATCCAAAACCGGGACGCGATGTATTGAGCCGTTTTGGGATGTATCCGAATTCTACCAAATTCAAGAGATTTTGTAATTTGGAAAAGAGTAAGAATAtgatgtaattagctcttaaaactatgagatttgtgtaaaattCCCCTTTTTTAACCACCATTAATAAACAAATTCGGCTATTTTATCACACAACCTTttcaaataaaatcattaaataagTGAATTCACGTTTTGCGGGAGTTATGACATCACAATATGTAAATTCGACCTATgaaaatagaatattttttatagGGAGTGTTTCCCTTTGAATTAGACCTTACGTAACGTGAATTCAGAGTCCAATATACAAATATCAGacactaaataaaaaattaaaaaataataataatattttcttatagtGAATTACAAATGGATAATGAGTTTATTCGTAAGAAATCACCCATTTCTTTGTAACAGTACACTCATTTTCTTGAAATCCTAAATTTATCTTTTAGCTTGACATGAAATtcattcttaattttattttggcgCAGACTATTTTGTTCCCAGAAATCAACATATAATGAGTATAATATAGATAAGCCATACCTTATTTAATTTTGCAGAGAAcaataattgttttatttaatttggtgTACATAAGGCTATTGTCAACGTCAACCAATGCATGTTTGTACCccaataatttaaattcaagccTCCCTCCCctaatttaaaattagaaatataaCGTAATGATGACAAAAATATTCCAAAAAGTTGAAATagtcataaatttttttgaaaatactgTTGTATATAAATAAGGGTTATGCGTTTGTTACAACCACTTCAATGATTAAAAGATAGACGTGCCAGCCCATAgttttaatttccttttatgCATATCCTACCTCCTTATTTATTCTTCATCCTAATCCACCAACCAACCACACACCAAATTTTGGCTTaatattaaagatttttttaataactagCTCTATTTTCGATTGAATTCATAAATGTAATGAGAATATTAGGAACGAAAACATGTATGGATTCTTAGTCATTTAtcgaaatttaattattttaaactggAATAAAAGAggatagaaaaacaaaaaagaaattgaatatTGAAAGAGGATGGAATACCTAACCATTCAAGGAAATTTGTGTGGTTGTTGAGTAATAAAATTGTTACAAAGGATATTGTTAAATGGTAATTGAATTTTTTCACTCTAAATTAGAGTTAGGTGCTAAAATTTCTTTCTACGACGTGAATCTGAACTATTCAGGCCAATTCTAAcacaaatgtttttaaaaatacttttaaaatttcaaattctactATGTTTTTTATTCCTTCAGTTTTCACATACTCTAATCGTTagctttattaatattttaatgatCATACTAACCCTAAATGATCTGCACAAAGAAACATAAACATAGAGGAAGCATTCCAGATTCATATTGTTtccatgaataatagataacacATACGTTTATGCTAGAACACGTATGATCATATTAGAACACATAAACTTGCTGAAATTTATTTCAAGAAGCAGAGTCAAGCCCTTAAGAAAGGATTACTTTTAAAACAAGCAAAGTTGGGTTAAGAAAGGGTTGCTTTAAAGGCAAGATTGATACAAGACTGATGAACAGATTGTTGAGCTGGCAAGTTGGTTAAAACTATCATTTAGATAGTTAGTTATATTGTTAAACTAGTTAGTTACCCAGCGCCCACCTAATGGAATAGTATATAATTGTGTTGTAATAGTATATAAGGATCTCAAGTGTAATAGTATCATTCATTGATTGACATGATAACaattctcttctcctttctactatttctctctcaaatcTAAACACTCAAAACTCCCCTGTTTTAACCATCCTCTTCTTCGAACTACTGTTCCTAGATTAACAATATCCACCCGATTACTGATTGCCGTTGTTTGTGCATCAATTGGTATCAAAGCAAGGCTATCCTCAACACGACTATGACCAGAAGCAAGAATCAAGAAAGACCTATGGAAGATATGGATGCTAGACTTCTGCAAATTCAGGATCAATTGCAGAAAGTGATGGAAGGTATGACTAGTATTAACGATCGTAATACGCAAACAGATAAAGAGTTGATCAAAATCAAGGAGGCGATTGGATACATGAATACTTGAGGAAGAGAACGAGAACCAAATAGAGTAGAATCTTCAAATGCAGAGGGTGTTCGATAGAATGCCCATATGAGAGTCGACCTA
It encodes the following:
- the LOC125869914 gene encoding uncharacterized protein LOC125869914; this encodes MTMPTALRRNGSYDNMIASVIEADELICKPNDLVISYQMNGRGKIHPTFIKNDMHVSLYMLDIGIDGSRPTLRINVNVRPPIEPTNSFNGDNDSIGNERLGDHSKESLGDNSNESLGDHSMNIHDDPTNVENQPVDAEDPEPKCCEEMQARKYECLDIFHIYKYIGENSCGVEHANSSHRKISIKVITSLCVNMYRDDKGPNVNEIQRALFNYFHCSLSYWKCWKGGVVANEMVRGTAENKYSCLQAFSYMFETLNVGSSYCLMVNEDSHRFMYYFLSFGACIKGFSHMRKVIAVDGTHLHGNYEGVLLSIVAQDTENHVYSIVFCVVDKENDASRTFFFEKLKEIVVDEPDLCFISDRHKSIANGIVNIYNHAHHGYCIMNLDKNLRVNHHYADYLYLYYNAAKTYSLEEFDIYFVEFKNKWPAAAVVLEHDIGFEKWSRTHFPGNRYDVMTTNIVESLNAMLIDEREYPVTSIFNSIAKRFGELFRERHAYILKSMGNQM